The Pyricularia oryzae 70-15 chromosome 5, whole genome shotgun sequence genome includes a region encoding these proteins:
- a CDS encoding ER membrane protein SH3 — MDAKWIDWSKTTRSKDYRGSSSFATFMIIGPVCFFLGILFASFPYDFPLLWTSDPVPPSYYDQLATHLRFMHAAPPLISRVLNIVVFVGFCGFFAKLFRPSEANVLFDGSSLVLYVIGVGIYLANIVKGLRDVTADVWGADGKGTLNHEGPISGEVKLSREDSLKVLSASNTILALVLVGVLVLQAGEWYAERKEADDEEVREAGDKKTAASKKKQ, encoded by the exons ATGGACGCCAAGTGGATAGACTGGTCCAAGACGACGCGGTCTAAGGACTACCGCGGTTCCAGCTCGTTTGCGACCTTTATGATAATAGGGC CCGTCTGCTTCTTCCTAGGCATCCTCTTCGCCTCGTTCCCCTACGACTTTCCGCTCCTGTGGACCTCGGACCCGGTCCCCCCGTCCTACTACGACCAGCTGGCAACGCACCTGCGCTTCATGCAcgcggcgccgccgctcATCTCGCGCGTGCTCAACATTGTCGTCTTTGTCGGCTTCTGCGGCTTCTTCGCCAAGCTGTTCCGGCCGTCCGAGGCCAACGTGCTCTTTGACGGCTCGTCGCTCGTCCTCTACGTCATCGGCGTGGGCATCTACCTGGCCAACATCGTCAAGGGCCTGCGCGACGTCACGGCCGACGTGTGGGGCGCCGACGGCAAGGGTACCCTCAACCACGAGGGCCCCATCTCGGGAGAGGTCAAGCTGAGCAGGGAGGATTCGCTCAAGGTCCTGAGCGCTAGCAACACCATCCTCGCCCTTGTGCTTGTGGgtgtcctcgtcctccaggCGGGCGAGTGGTACGCCGAGCGCAAGGAGGCTGATGATGAGGAGGTCAGGGAGGCTGGGGACAAGAAGACGGCTGCTAGCAAGAAGAAGCAGTGA
- a CDS encoding DNA helicase: MLVAEQVPAFAAAQLSLLAAEQEAEAAGAAELISAHTPAALQRAGAALTNLTVQGRRTGAGGRTVVELSSDPAVGGIELPEHGLRVGDVVLVAEQPAGSAKKREVREMERNGVRGVVTRVRRSDLNVALDAGDDKSGGAGKEEKGLAGRVWVVRLADDVTYRRMTWTMEKMERMADAEHSNFIRVLFGHSSPSPVPSNLKTDPEFGELEWLDPTLNDSQKDAIRFALASKEIALIHGPPGTGKTHTLIELILQMLKQGLRILVCGPSNISVDNIVERLAPHKVPIVRLGHPARLLPSVVGHSLDVLTQTSEAGAIVRDVRAEMDAKQASIKKTKSGRERKAIYGELHELRKEFRDREKRCVANLLQSSKVVLATLHGSGGFQLRQEKFDVVIIDEASQALEAQCWVALLSAKKAVLAGDHLQLPPTIKSLNSKAAKTATGGDGSGTADGEESSAGQSRKKKGVTLETTLFDRLLDLHGPAIKRMLTTQYRMHEKIMRFPSDELYGGRLVAAEAVKERLLKDLPYKVEDTDDTSEPLIFIDTQGGDFPERNDEMDNGDADDKKKTKRMLLHGESKSNEMEAALVAQHVRSLVDAGVKPEDIACITPYNAQLAVLAPLLKDRFPGIELGSVDGFQGREKEAVVVSLCRSNPDGEVGFLGERRRLNVAMTRPKRSLTVIGDSETVKRGSKFLKGWMEHLEENADLRYPDVSTIQGA, from the exons ATGCTAGTGGCAGAGCAGGTGCCGGCGTTTGCGGCCGCGCAGCTATCCCTCCTCGCCGCGGAGCAGGAGGCAGAGGCAGCCGGGGCAGCCGAGCTGATCAGTGCACACACGCCCGCAGCCCTCCAGAGAGCCGGCGCCGCCCTCACCAACCTTACCGTTCAGGGCCGGCGGACGGGTGCCGGGGGCAGGACCGTGGTGGAGCTCTCGTCGGACCCGGCCGTCGGCGGAATCGAGCTGCCTGAGCACGGCCTTCGCGTCGGTGACGTCGTGCTAGTCGCTGAGCAGCCGGCCGGGTCGGCCAAGAAGCGGGAGGTGCGCGAGATGGAGCGCAATGGCGTGCGCGGCGTCGTCACCAGAGTTCGTCGCTCCGACCTGAACGTCGCTCTCGACGCGGGCGATGACAAGTCTGGCGGGGCCGGCAAGGAGGAGAAGGGTCTCGCGGGGAGGGTCTGGGTCGTCAGGCTGGCTGATGATGTTACATACCGTCG GATGACATGGACTATGGAAAAGATGGAAAGAATGGCCGATGCAGAACACTCCAACTTCATTCGTGTCCTCTTCGGCCACAGCTCTCCGTCACCGGTTCCATCGAACTTGAAGACAGACCCTGAGTTTGGCGAGCTGGAGTGGCTCGACCCGACTCTCAACGACTCCCAAAAGGATGCGATACGCTTCGCTCTGGCTTCCAAGGAAATAGCATTGATACACGGTCCTCCAGGG ACCGGCAAAACCCATACCCTGATCGAGCTTATACTCCAAATGCTTAAGCAAGGGCTACGAATACTCGTCTGTGGCCCCTCAAATATCTCGGTGGATAACATCGTTGAGCGCCTGGCGCCACACAAAGTTCCCATAGTGCGACTTGGCCACCCCGCCCGGCTCCTGCCATCAGTCGTCGGCCACTCCCTCGATGTGCTCACTCAAACGTCTGAGGCGGGCGCCATTGTGCGAGATGTCCGCGCCGAGATGGACGCGAAGCAGGCCTCCATCAAGAAGACAAAGAGTGGGAGGGAGCGTAAGGCCATCTACGGCGAGCTTCACGAGCTGCGCAAGGAGTTCCGCGACAGGGAGAAGAGGTGCGTTGCGAACCTATTGCAGTCTAGCAAGGTCGTGCTGGCGACCTTACACGGGTCTGGTGGCTTTCAGCTCAGGCAGGAAAAGTTTGACGTGGTCATCATCGACGAGGCAAGTCAGGCCCTGGAAGCACAATGCTGGGTGGCGCTGCTCtcggccaagaaggccgtCCTCGCTGGTGATCATCTGCAGCTGCCTCCCACAATCAAATCTCTGAACTCAAAGGCCGCCAAGACGGCCACCGGCGGCGACGGTAGCGGGACCGCAGACGGAGAAGAGAGCTCCGCAGGCCAGAGCCGGAAGAAGAAAGGGGTCACACTCGAAACGACCCTGTTTGACCGCCTTTTGGATCTCCACGGGCCCGCCATAAAGCGCATGCTGACGACGCAGTACCGCATGCACGAGAAGATCATGCGCTTCCCATCGGACGAACTGTACGGCGGCAGGCTGGTCGCAGCAGAGGCCGTCAAGGAGAGACTGCTCAAGGATCTGCCCTACAAGGTTGAGGACACGGACGACACGAGCGAGCCCCTGATATTCATCGACACCCAGGGCGGAGACTTCCCCGAGCGCAACGACGAGATGGATAacggcgacgccgacgacaagaagaagaccaAACGGATGTTACTCCACGGGGAGAGTAAGAGCAACGAGATGGAGGCGGCCCTGGTCGCGCAGCACGTACGTTCGCTTGTCGACGCGGGGGTCAAGCCCGAGGACATTGCCTGTATAACACCCTATAACGCCCAG CTCGCGGTCCTAGCACCGTTACTCAAAGACAGGTTCCCGGGAATCGAGCTCGGCAGCGTCGATGGATTTCAGGGGCGGGAAAAAGAGGCTGTGGTAGTCAGCTTGTGTCGCAGCAACCCCGATGGTGAGGTTGGCTTTCTCGGGGAGAGGAGGCGGCTGAATG TTGCCATGACGAGACCAAAGCGCTCACTCACCGTTATCGGTGACTCCGAGACAGTAAAGCG CGGGAGCAAATTCCTCAAGGGATGGATGGAACATTTGGAAGAAAATGCCGACCTTAGGTATCCCGACGTCTCAACCATACAAGGTGCATGA